A single region of the Hyphomicrobiales bacterium genome encodes:
- a CDS encoding Ribonuclease activity regulator RraA, with protein sequence MDSTTSPGGLDPLTRERLSQVTTATLTTLLLKRGFKNTFMRKVQPVAPGKPRMVGLASTMRLIPNREDLTNIFDRDNRRDLQRVMVETIPAGHVLVVDSRGDSEAASCGEILMMRMMVRGVAGVVTDGGFRDSPSIGQLAIPTFHTAPAAPPIMVKHHPVEINCPIACGGVSVFPGDVIVGDDEGVVVLPRAEADQIAIEAVEKEAVEEFIAMCVLAGEPIVDIYPPTSAVHERFNRWVAAGRPAKGHAIVTEPAE encoded by the coding sequence ATGGATAGCACCACCTCCCCCGGTGGCCTCGACCCGCTCACGCGAGAGCGGCTGTCCCAGGTGACGACCGCGACCTTGACGACACTGCTGCTGAAGCGGGGCTTCAAGAATACGTTCATGCGCAAAGTGCAGCCCGTCGCACCCGGCAAGCCGCGCATGGTCGGGCTTGCATCGACCATGCGCCTCATCCCCAATCGCGAGGATCTGACCAATATTTTCGACCGCGACAACCGGCGCGACCTGCAACGGGTGATGGTGGAGACCATTCCCGCTGGCCATGTCCTGGTCGTCGATTCGCGGGGCGACTCGGAGGCCGCATCCTGCGGCGAGATCCTGATGATGCGCATGATGGTGCGTGGCGTCGCGGGCGTGGTCACTGACGGCGGGTTCCGCGACTCGCCCTCCATCGGCCAGCTCGCGATCCCGACGTTCCACACCGCGCCAGCTGCGCCGCCCATCATGGTCAAGCACCATCCGGTGGAGATCAACTGCCCCATCGCCTGCGGCGGTGTCAGTGTCTTTCCCGGCGATGTCATCGTCGGCGACGACGAAGGTGTCGTGGTCCTGCCCCGCGCCGAAGCCGATCAGATCGCCATCGAGGCCGTCGAAAAGGAGGCCGTCGAGGAGTTCATCGCCATGTGCGTGCTCGCAGGCGAACCGATCGTCGACATCTATCCGCCGACATCAGCCGTCCACGAACGTTTCAACCGATGGGTCGCGGCGGGTCGCCCCGCTAAAGGCCATGCCATAGTCACGGAGCCTGCCGAATGA